The Daucus carota subsp. sativus chromosome 7, DH1 v3.0, whole genome shotgun sequence genome window below encodes:
- the LOC108194784 gene encoding protein RALF-like 4, whose protein sequence is MGSRHAAIMTTFILVALASAILADSSFIKFHENAELGMNLRTGTDELEELLSSRRVLAGKARISYDALNKNKVPCNTRGSAYYNCQATGRANPYRRGCTAATRCARH, encoded by the coding sequence ATGGGCTCGCGTCACGCTGCTATAATGACCACATTTATCTTGGTGGCCTTGGCATCAGCAATACTGGCTGATTCCTCGTTCATAAAATTCCACGAGAATGCGGAATTGGGAATGAACCTCAGAACGGGCACGGATGAACTGGAAGAACTGTTGAGCTCCCGCAGAGTTCTTGCAGGAAAAGCTCGTATAAGTTACGATGCTCTTAACAAGAACAAGGTGCCATGCAACACCCGTGGCTCCGCTTATTATAATTGTCAAGCAACTGGGAGAGCTAATCCGTATCGCCGTGGCTGCACTGCTGCTACGCGTTGTGCGCGCCACTGA
- the LOC108196105 gene encoding eukaryotic translation initiation factor 3 subunit D, with protein MVGFEIAAVPYNPDGWGPLDSSSTSNGVVLPNHPSNVPFAPFSRSDKLGRIADFTRNNPNPRNNRVNPNDSAFDFTGDDSFAADDDASFRLVDGKPPPRPKFGPKWRFNQNYHNNRNQLPQRRDEEVEAKKREAERDRARRDRLYNLNRSGGNNPRREAAVFKSSVDIQPEWNMLDQIPFSTFSKLSFSVPEPEDLLMCGGLEFYDRTYDRITPKNERRLERFKNRNFFKVTTTDDPVIRRLANEDKATVFATDSILSTLMCAPRSVYSWDIVIQRVGNKLFFDKRDGSQLDLLAVHETSQEPLPEAKDDINSAYSLSVEAAYINQNFSQQVLVRDGGKVSFEEANPFASEGEEVASVGYRYRRWKLDNDMYLVARCEVQSVVEVNNSRSFLTLNALNEFDPKYSGVEWRRKLETQRGAVLATELKNNANKLAKWTAQSILASADMMKLGYVSRVHPRDHFNHVILAVVGYKPKEFATQINLNVSNMWGIVKSIVDLCMKLKEGKYVLVKDPIKPQVRIYEVPADAFENDYVEEPLPEDEQVQPPTENADGADSTTAATNDVEDKEIKA; from the coding sequence ATGGTAGGTTTCGAAATCGCCGCCGTCCCGTACAACCCCGACGGATGGGGTCCACTAGACTCCTCCTCCACTTCAAACGGCGTCGTTCTGCCCAACCACCCAAGCAACGTCCCCTTCGCCCCCTTCTCTCGCTCCGACAAACTCGGCCGAATCGCCGATTTCACTCGCAACAACCCCAACCCTAGGAACAACCGAGTCAATCCCAACGACTCGGCCTTCGATTTCACCGGCGACGACTCTTTCGCCGCCGACGACGACGCATCCTTCCGTCTCGTCGACGGCAAGCCCCCGCCCCGGCCCAAGTTCGGGCCCAAGTGGAGGTTCAATCAGAACTATCATAACAATCGCAATCAGCTTCCGCAGCGCCGAGACGAGGAGGTGGAGGCGAAGAAGCGTGAGGCTGAGCGCGATAGGGCCCGGCGCGATAGGCTTTATAATTTGAATAGGTCTGGTGGGAATAATCCGAGACGCGAAGCTGCGGTGTTTAAAAGTTCTGTTGATATACAGCCTGAGTGGAACATGCTTGATCAGATTCCGTTTTCGACTTTCTCCAAGCTCTCGTTTTCAGTTCCGGAGCCGGAGGATTTGTTGATGTGTGGTGGATTGGAGTTTTATGATAGGACTTACGATAGGATTACTCCGAAGAATGAGAGGCGGTTGGAGAGGTTTAAGAATCGTAACTTTTTCAAGGTTACGACTACTGATGATCCGGTTATTAGGCGGTTAGCTAATGAGGATAAGGCTACGGTTTTTGCTACGGACTCTATTTTGTCTACTTTGATGTGTGCGCCTAGGTCGGTTTATTCCTGGGATATTGTGATTCAGAGGGTTGGGAATAAGTTGTTTTTTGATAAGCGTGATGGATCACAGTTGGATTTGCTTGCGGTTCATGAGACATCGCAGGAGCCTTTGCCAGAGGCGAAAGATGATATTAATTCTGCGTATTCTTTGAGTGTTGAGGCGGCTTATATTAATCAGAATTTCTCGCAGCAGGTTTTGGTTAGGGATGGGGGGAAGGTGAGTTTTGAGGAGGCGAATCCGTTTGCAAGTGAGGGTGAAGAGGTGGCATCAGTTGGGTATAGGTATAGGAGATGGAAGTTGGACAATGATATGTATTTGGTTGCTAGGTGTGAGGTGCAGAGTGTTGTTGAGGTTAATAATTCAAGGTCGTTTTTGACGCTCAATGCACTTAATGAGTTTGATCCAAAATATTCGGGTGTTGAGTGGAGGAGGAAGCTGGAGACACAAAGAGGTGCAGTTTTGGCTACCGAGTTGAAGAATAATGCTAATAAGTTGGCCAAATGGACAGCACAATCGATTTTAGCTAGTGCAGATATGATGAAACTCGGATATGTTTCAAGAGTTCATCCAAGAGATCATTTTAATCATGTTATCCTGGCTGTTGTGGGGTACAAGCCTAAAGAATTTGCGACACAGATAAATTTGAATGTCTCGAATATGTGGGGAATAGTGAAGTCCATTGTTGATTTGTGCATGAAGTTGAAGGAGGGGAAGTATGTTCTGGTTAAGGATCCCATAAAGCCACAGGTGAGGATTTACGAGGTTCCTGCTGATGCTTTTGAGAATGATTATGTGGAGGAGCCATTGCCAGAAGATGAACAAGTGCAGCCTCCTACTGAGAATGCAGATGGTGCAGATTCAACCACAGCAGCTACTAATGATGTGGAAGACAAGGAGATCAAGGCTTAA
- the LOC108194188 gene encoding squamosa promoter-binding protein 1, whose amino-acid sequence MDIGKAEGKRSVRDRMKADVVKEDEEDEDAEEDNKKKRVMTYSGRKGSGGGSTQPCCQVQDCLANMSIAKAYHRRHKVCEFHAKAPVVVISGVQQRFCQQCSRFHELPEFDDAKRSCRRRLLGHNERRRKSSYDFPGEGSG is encoded by the exons ATGGATATTGGTAAGGCGGAAGGGAAGAGGAGCGTGAGAGATCGGATGAAGGCAGACGTGGTCAAGGAAGAcgaggaagatgaagatgccGAAGAGGACAACAAGAAGAAAAGGGTAATGACTTACTCCGGAAGAAAAGGATCCGGAGGAGGATCGACTCAACCCTGTTGCCAAGTTCAGGACTGCCTCGCGAACATGAGCATTGCCAAGGCGTACCACCGCAGGCACAAAGTATGTGAATTTCATGCTAAGGCTCCGGTCGTCGTTATTTCTGGAGTCCAGCAGCGTTTCTGTCAGCAATGCAGCAG GTTCCATGAGCTACCAGAGTTTGATGACGCTAAGAGGAGTTGCCGCAGGCGTTTGCTTGGACATAACGAACGCCGTCGCAAGAGTTCATATGATTTTCCAGGAGAAGGGTCAGGCTGA